Within the Sulfitobacter albidus genome, the region TGGGGGCGCACGGGGAGGACTACGTGCGCGAAAAGCTGGACTATGTGGCGGGGCAGGGGGGGGTAAGCAATCCCGTGGGCTATCTCACGGCGGCGCTGCGCGAGGATTACGCGCGGCCGCAGGAGGTGGCGGCGGAGCTGACCCCGGCGCAGCGCACACGGGCGGCGCGGCTGAACAGCCTGCAGGCACGCATCGCCGCGCGCACGCCGACGCAGCGCGACGTAGACCGGCGCGCCTTTGCCAGCCGGATCAAGGACGCGGCGGCGCGCGATGATTTTGAGCGGCACGGCTGGATGTCGGCGTTGAATGCCGACGCGATCTGGGCGTTCTGGGAGGAGCTGTCGCCGGAAGAGATCTAGGCGTCGAGGATGATCTGCGCGATCCGCTCGGGCGCTTCTTCGTGTGCGAGATGACCGAGGTCGGGCAGGGCCTGGTGATCCAGCCCCGGAACGCGTTCGGCCACGCGGGCGGAAGTGGCGGGTGGTACGGCGCGATCCTTGGCCGCTGTGATCAGCAGCCCCTGCGCGCCGCTGTCGGGCAGCCGTTTCAGCAGCGGGTCGAGATCCCATTGCGCCATCATTTGCAGTGTCGCGTTGACGTGGCCGCGATCGCCGACCAGCGCGCGGTAGTGGCGCTGATCCTCGGGCGGCAGGGTCGATCCGGTGCCTGCGATCAGCCGCTGCACCGATTTGGGATTGGCGTTTTGCGCGGTGAAAAAGGCGGCGACGCCGGGCATCAGGGCCAGCCCTTTGGCCATCAGCGGGAAAAGCACGCCGGCAAGGCCGGAAAACCCGGCAAGCGCCGCGTTCAGGCCGATGATGCGCGGGGCAGGGGCGGGCAGATGGTCGATCAATTCCAGCGCTATGGCGCCACCTGCGGAATGGCCGAGGATCGTGCGGGGATGCCAGCCCTCCTGCGCGCAAAGGGCGGCGATGTCCTGCGCCATGGGCACCAGCCCGCAGCGGTTTTGCGCGCCAAGCCGGGTGAAGCCCTGACCGGGCAGGTCAATCGCAATGACACGGTACTGCGCGGCCAGCAGGGGCATCAGGTGGCGAAAGCTTTGCGTGGCGCCGCCCGCGCCGTGCAGCAGCAGCATCAGGGGGCCGTCGCCCATTTCCTGCACATGCCAGTGGTGCGGTTTGCTGTGCACAAACCGCGAGTGAACGGCGTGGGGCCAGTCGTGCTTGTGACGGGTCCAGTCCACGGCGCTAGGGCTCTAACGTGGCGGTCACGGCGTCCGACAGGCGGCGCGCGTCGGCGCGGGGCAGCGCGAGGTAGTGGCCGCCCATCTGTGCCGCAAGCGTGGCCAGCGCGCGTTCGGGGCGGCGGCCGGTGTCGATCACCATCGTGTCGATGCCCGCGGCGCGCAGGGCGAGGCCCGCGCGCTGTGCCTCCTGCGCCGCGCGCGCGCGGTCCGGCGTGCCGTCGAGGGTCATATTCGCGCGCCCGTCCGTGAGCGCGATCACCGTGGGGCTAAGGCCCCGGCGGCGCGCGGCGAGGGCGAGTTGATGCGCTTCTTGCAGGCCGGCGGCAAGGGGGGTGGCGCCGCCGCCGGGCAGGGCGGCAAGCTTGCGTTTGGTTTGCACGAGGCTGCGGGTCGGCTCCAGCAGGGTCTCGGCGCCGGTGCCGCGAAAGGCGATAAGGGCGACGTGATCGCGTCGGGCGTAGGCCTCGGCCAGCAGAAGCTCGATCGCGCCTTTCGCCTCGCCCATGCGGGCCATCGCGGCGGAGCCGGAAGCATCCACGGCAAAGATCAGCAGCCGGTCAGAATGATCCTGATAGCGTTTGCGCCGCAGATCACCCGCGCGGATGTGCGGGCCTGTCTTGCCCGGCGTTTGCGCGCGGCGCAGTGTTTGCCACGGCACGGCGGCGCGCAGGGTGGCGATCAGATCAACGCGGGCGTTCGTGTCGCCGTTTTGCCGCGCGGCCAGGGGGCGGCCCCGGCGATTGCCGGTCTTGGGCTGGCCCGCGCCGCTGCCGGTGGCGCCGCGCTGCGCGTGGCCTGCCAGCTGGGCCAGCAGATCGGGGGGCAGGGCGGCCTTGACCGCGTCGAGCAGCATCTCATCTGGGATTTCCGTGCGGTTTTGCGGCTCCTGATCGGGGGTCTCATCGGGTGCGTCGGGTTCGGGCGCCTCGTCAGAGGGAAGCTGCGTGGCGCGGTGGGCGAGGGTGAGGGCTGCGGCGGCGGAGATGTCGTCGTCGGTTGCCATTTGTCGTTGGTTCAGGGCGGCGTGGGCGCGGGTGGCGCGCAGGGCAAAGCTCGCCGCGCGCAGGCTCTCGATGCCGAGCCGCACGCAGAGCGCCACCAGCGTTTCGGCCAGATTCTCCGGCAGAGTGACAGCGTCAAGCGGGAGGGATGCGCTGGCGGTATCAAAGGGCGCGATCTCGGCCAGCGTGACCTGCGACAGATCCACGCCAAAGGCGAGGCGGTCGGCCAGCGTGGCGGGCAGGGTTTCGTCGTCGATCCCCTCGTCCAGCGCGATGAGCGTGTGGCCGCTGCCCGCGTCCAGCGCCGAAGCGAGCCGGGCTGCGAGGTAGCCCGACGCCCGTTCGGCCATCGGCAAGATGAGCGTGCCGGGGGTGTCCAACAGCCCGCGCGTGCGCGTGAGCGTCCCCGCGCCCAGCGTCGCGGTCACGTCGAGCCCGCCGTCGAGCGCGTCCGGCCCCATGCCGGGGTGCAGGCGTGTGGCGGTCAGGGTGCCGACGACCGCGTCGCGGGCGGGGCAGGGGCGGGCGCGCAGATGCAGACCGCCCAGACCCGGATCGAGCCGCAGCAGCGCGAGCGCCGTATGGGCACGCGCGAGCGGGGTCATGCGCCCAGCACGTCTTCGACGATGCGGGCGACGCGGGTGTCCGACCCGGCCTCGTCCAGTGGGTCGCGGCGCATGCGGTGGCGCAGGGCGAGCGATGCGGTGTCGCGGATGTGGCTGCGGCCGAGTGCAGTGGCGCCCTCAAACGCGGCATGGGCGCGGGCGGCCTTGAGCAACGTCAGCTCCCCGCGCAGCCCGTCCGAGCCAAGTGCGACGCAGAGTTCGGCCACGTCGATCAGGCTTTGTTCCGTGGTCTCAAGCGCGTCGAGCGCCGTGCGCGCGGCCACGATCCGGTCACGCAGCAGGCCATCCTCGGCGCGCCAGCGCAGCATGAAGGATTCGTGCTCCCGCTCGTAGGCGTCGCGGCGTTTGATGACCTCGACCCGTTGGGCGATATCCGTGGGGGAGGCGACATCGACCGACAGGCCAAAGCGGTCGAGCAGCTGCGGGCGCAGTTCGCCCTCCTCCGGGTTGCCGGAGCCGACCAGCACAAAGCGCGCGGGATGGCGGATCGACAGGCCTTCGCGCTCGACGACGTTCTCGCCCGATTGCGCTACGTCGAGCAGCAGATCGACGATGTGATCCTCCAGCAGGTTGACCTCGTCTATGTAGAGATAGCCACGGTTGGCCTGCGCCAGAAGGCCGGGCTGAAAGGCCTTTTCGCCCTTGGTCAGGGCCTTTTCGATGTCGAGCGCGCCGGTCACGCGGTCCTCTGACACGCCCAGCGGCAGATCGACGACCGGCGTGGGGATGGTGTGCAGCGTGGTGCCGCTGACGCCCGCCCAGCCGGGGCTGTCTGCGGCGGTGGCGGCGTTAACGGGGCAGCCCTTGAGCGCCTTGATCGGCGGCAGCAGGGCGGCCAGCGCGCGCACGGCGGTAGATTTGCCGGTGCCCCGGTCGCCAAACACCAGCACCCCGCCGATGGAGGGATCAATCGCTGTGAGGATCATCGCGCGTTTCATCGCGTCTTGCCCCACGATGGCGGAAAAGGGGAAGGGATGTTTCATGCGGGTTCCTTGGCGGTCAGGGGGGAGCGGCCCTCCCAGCTGCCATGATCTGACAGGAGGATAAAACGGGCGTAGAGTTCTTCGGCAAACCAGCCGTGATCGCGCACGGCGCGAATGGCCTCGGCGTGCGGGCCGGTGCGGGCAAAGGCATTCATCGCGGCCACGTCGGGCCAGATGGAAAACGTGACCTGATGCAGCAGGGGCACTTCGCCGATGCCGATCTTGAACATCACGGCGGGGTCCTGGCCGATGCGGGCCGAGATGTTGGGCACGCGGCCCCAGAATTTGCGCGCGATGCCCGGTTTGATCGTGGCGCGGGTCAGCGCGGCGATGGGGCCGTCGGCGATGCGGTCGGTGGTCTGGAACGGGGTCTCGCCCGACCAATGCCCGCGCGCGTCGGTGGCGCGCAGCATCACGGTCCAATCCTCTATCGCGCGGGCGCGGTAGCGGGCGAACACGCCCGAAGCGGTCGCGGCGCGGGCCGTCGCCTCATCGGGCCAGGTGGCGAGGATGGCGTAGACCGACCAGTTGGGGCCGGGGGTGAACCCCTCGCCCGTGCCGGTGCCGCAGAGTTTCCAGAACCCGATGCCCGGCGTGCGCGCCATGCCGCGCCGCGCCAGCCCCATCTGCGCGAACGCCCAAAGGCGCGCGGAAAGGCTGCCGAAGCGGTAAAAGCTGAGGCTGACCACCTGTTGCATCGGTCGAGGAATCCCTATGGCTGTCAATCAAGGTTTACATATTTATCGATTGCTGGGAAGGGTTGACGCAAAGATTGTAAATCAAACTAGACATCTGCTAGGCTCATCAAATGAAAGACTCAGCATATTCAGATCACGGCGA harbors:
- the bchO gene encoding alpha/beta fold hydrolase BchO codes for the protein MDWTRHKHDWPHAVHSRFVHSKPHHWHVQEMGDGPLMLLLHGAGGATQSFRHLMPLLAAQYRVIAIDLPGQGFTRLGAQNRCGLVPMAQDIAALCAQEGWHPRTILGHSAGGAIALELIDHLPAPAPRIIGLNAALAGFSGLAGVLFPLMAKGLALMPGVAAFFTAQNANPKSVQRLIAGTGSTLPPEDQRHYRALVGDRGHVNATLQMMAQWDLDPLLKRLPDSGAQGLLITAAKDRAVPPATSARVAERVPGLDHQALPDLGHLAHEEAPERIAQIILDA
- a CDS encoding magnesium chelatase subunit D yields the protein MTPLARAHTALALLRLDPGLGGLHLRARPCPARDAVVGTLTATRLHPGMGPDALDGGLDVTATLGAGTLTRTRGLLDTPGTLILPMAERASGYLAARLASALDAGSGHTLIALDEGIDDETLPATLADRLAFGVDLSQVTLAEIAPFDTASASLPLDAVTLPENLAETLVALCVRLGIESLRAASFALRATRAHAALNQRQMATDDDISAAAALTLAHRATQLPSDEAPEPDAPDETPDQEPQNRTEIPDEMLLDAVKAALPPDLLAQLAGHAQRGATGSGAGQPKTGNRRGRPLAARQNGDTNARVDLIATLRAAVPWQTLRRAQTPGKTGPHIRAGDLRRKRYQDHSDRLLIFAVDASGSAAMARMGEAKGAIELLLAEAYARRDHVALIAFRGTGAETLLEPTRSLVQTKRKLAALPGGGATPLAAGLQEAHQLALAARRRGLSPTVIALTDGRANMTLDGTPDRARAAQEAQRAGLALRAAGIDTMVIDTGRRPERALATLAAQMGGHYLALPRADARRLSDAVTATLEP
- the bchI gene encoding magnesium chelatase ATPase subunit I, whose product is MKHPFPFSAIVGQDAMKRAMILTAIDPSIGGVLVFGDRGTGKSTAVRALAALLPPIKALKGCPVNAATAADSPGWAGVSGTTLHTIPTPVVDLPLGVSEDRVTGALDIEKALTKGEKAFQPGLLAQANRGYLYIDEVNLLEDHIVDLLLDVAQSGENVVEREGLSIRHPARFVLVGSGNPEEGELRPQLLDRFGLSVDVASPTDIAQRVEVIKRRDAYEREHESFMLRWRAEDGLLRDRIVAARTALDALETTEQSLIDVAELCVALGSDGLRGELTLLKAARAHAAFEGATALGRSHIRDTASLALRHRMRRDPLDEAGSDTRVARIVEDVLGA
- the crtA gene encoding spheroidene monooxygenase translates to MQQVVSLSFYRFGSLSARLWAFAQMGLARRGMARTPGIGFWKLCGTGTGEGFTPGPNWSVYAILATWPDEATARAATASGVFARYRARAIEDWTVMLRATDARGHWSGETPFQTTDRIADGPIAALTRATIKPGIARKFWGRVPNISARIGQDPAVMFKIGIGEVPLLHQVTFSIWPDVAAMNAFARTGPHAEAIRAVRDHGWFAEELYARFILLSDHGSWEGRSPLTAKEPA